TTATGTTTCATTTTATTTAGGCAAAAAAGTTCAAGACGCAGCTAATAACTAGCACCTTGAACTTTTTTGCCGGATATTCAGCTGTGTTACAAATAATTATTTACTGAGATGTATTAAGTGTTTCTATGGTAAAGCTGAGTATCGCTTTCCCATCAAGTTTCTTTTTGTTAGCTTTTTTTATGTATTCTTCCATCATCGGGGCGGCTTTATCTTTCCATCTCTGTCCTTCAGCTTCACTTAGTTCGATAAACTGTCCACCTTTCTCTGTAAGGAATTTACGCCCGATTTTATCGCTTTCATCCCATGCCTGACCGTGTTTTTCGGCCCACTCTTTGTTTAATTCAGTGATAATTTTTTGGTCCTGTTCTGAGATTGAATCCCACTTATCTTTGTTCATGACAGCAAAGAAAGTGGTGGTATAACCGACAGGATAATCAAGTGTGCAAAAATCAACTACTTCACCCATTTTCCAGCCTTTGTTGCTCTCCATCGGGTATATACCACCGTTTACAACTCCCTTGCGGATAGCCTGATAGCTATCTGGCATGGACATAGCAACCGGAGATGCTCCAAGAGCTTTTAACAGCTGTGCTGAATTGCCTGTACCGCGAAGTTTCATACCTTTAATATCTTCAAGAGTTTTAACAGGTTTTTTCGCTGTAAAAAGCAATCCCGGTCCATGGGCATGAAAGTACATTGGGACTACATCATTAAGTTCTTTGGGCTTAAATTTAGTATAGACAGCATTAGCTACTTTTGTTGCAGCCTTACCTGATTTATATCCCAGCGGCAGGTCTACTGCTGCCATAGTTGGGAATCTTCCCCGTGAGTAGGCTAGAGCAGACATGCCGATATCTGAAAGGCCTTCAACGACACCATCATAGCATTGTTTTGCTTTGGTCAACGTACCACCGGGAAAATATGTAATTGTAACTCTTCCTTCGGTTCGTTTGGCCACTTCATCAGCCCATTGCTGCGCAAGCTTAGACTGGATATGGGTCGGCGGGAAAAAATTTGAGTAGGTGAGGTTTATAGTTTTAGCACCAGCTATTACAGGCATTATGCACATACATATCGCCACGGTTATGAACGTCAGTAAAAGTTTCTTCATGTTTCCTCCATAAATAATTGAAAATTATCTGCCGATTTTATTCAGCTTTTTTAAGCCCTTTGCTAAGTGCAAGATTTATTGCCGTTTCACGTACATCGGTGAGGTCCACAACTCCGGTTTTAAGCGCATTTTGAACCATGAATCCTTCGAAAAGGACTGTGTTGAACGCTCCAATTTTTTCTGGAGGATAATCTGTTTCAATGAAATTTCGGATCAGATTGGCAAAGACTGTTTCAGAGAATCTATACTGACTCAGACTCAGATCTTCGCGCAGTTCTGGAATGCGTGAGGCATAAACAGTAAATTCCAGAAAAACTTTTGCCCAATTATGGTCTCGTACAATATTTTCCAGAAAATCCCAGATGATATTCATAACTTCTTCCAAGGAAGCAGCTTTTCCCAGTCTATCATCACGGAGGTTGCGGTATTGAGTCAATTTATCCTCAACAATTTCAAGGAAAAGTTTATCTTTACTAGCCCAATGACGGTAAAAACTACCTTTGGCATAACCTGCATGTTTTGTGATTTCAGCAACAGTTGTTTCCATAAAACCTTTTTTGCCGAAAAGCTCATTTGCTGCATCCATAAGCTCTTGCTTAGTCTGTCTGGATTTTTCTTGTTGTTTTCTAGCCATTTAATCCCTGATAATTTTAATTTGAGACCGTCGGTCATAATGTGACTAGCGGTCACTTTTATGAGGTATAACGTTGAGTTTATTGAGTGTCAAGCGTGTATGTATAGGAAGGAACCATTAATTATGAGTAAAATTAAAATGGGAATAGTGATAAAGTAATAATGATTGATTTGCTGACAGAAAAATGTTCGATATTTATTTTATAGTTATTTGTAACACTGATTATTGAGAGATACTTTGATGCGAAGCATACTTTTCTTTTTAGCTTGTTCTTTTATGTTGTGCGCGCCCATGTCTGTGCAGGCCCATCCGTTTGGTGAGGTCGTGCAGGAAACTACCATCATGAACGAGGATGGTAGGCTGTTGATTTTGTATAATACTTCAATAGGTCCTTCTATTACAGCTGCTCTCATACCTGACACAAATCGTGACGGGAAAGTTTCAGCGAAAGAGGAGGATGAGCTATCGAGTTCAATTCACAATATATTATCCCCCAATCTTAAAATTAATTTAAATGACAAGGACGTTATTCCATCTCTTTATTATAAATCTGTTACGCCAGCCCGCGGCGGGTACAATAATGGCCTTCGTTCTAATCTCATTTATACAATTCCAATCAGCAATGATGATTATGCTAAACAATATTTTAAATTTTCAGATAATAATTTTAGAACAGGCGAACTTAAATGGTTGAAATGGATGGTTCAGGCTGATCCTCAGTTTAGCATAGTAAAAACCTCTCCTGATGCAAGAGAGTTAAATTATCAGTTTTTTCCTAGACATGGTGGCGTTAAAACCGAGTCAGGTTCAGTTTCCGGTACTGCTCAAGTGGATAATATTTTAAAGCCTGATCCGCAGGAGAAT
The Maridesulfovibrio zosterae DSM 11974 DNA segment above includes these coding regions:
- a CDS encoding TRAP transporter substrate-binding protein; the protein is MKKLLLTFITVAICMCIMPVIAGAKTINLTYSNFFPPTHIQSKLAQQWADEVAKRTEGRVTITYFPGGTLTKAKQCYDGVVEGLSDIGMSALAYSRGRFPTMAAVDLPLGYKSGKAATKVANAVYTKFKPKELNDVVPMYFHAHGPGLLFTAKKPVKTLEDIKGMKLRGTGNSAQLLKALGASPVAMSMPDSYQAIRKGVVNGGIYPMESNKGWKMGEVVDFCTLDYPVGYTTTFFAVMNKDKWDSISEQDQKIITELNKEWAEKHGQAWDESDKIGRKFLTEKGGQFIELSEAEGQRWKDKAAPMMEEYIKKANKKKLDGKAILSFTIETLNTSQ
- a CDS encoding TetR/AcrR family transcriptional regulator encodes the protein MARKQQEKSRQTKQELMDAANELFGKKGFMETTVAEITKHAGYAKGSFYRHWASKDKLFLEIVEDKLTQYRNLRDDRLGKAASLEEVMNIIWDFLENIVRDHNWAKVFLEFTVYASRIPELREDLSLSQYRFSETVFANLIRNFIETDYPPEKIGAFNTVLFEGFMVQNALKTGVVDLTDVRETAINLALSKGLKKAE